Proteins encoded together in one Chrysiogenia bacterium window:
- a CDS encoding polymer-forming cytoskeletal protein: MSKRDAPAVSGGQGNLNAILDRGTQYEGKLTFEGTVLINGQFSGEIFTKDHLIVGEHGQVSADIQAGSIQISGEVNGSIRAGTKVEILSTGRFRGELNVPPQCLKIEPGAILDGTVHMDQGGKQAQQPQPQEKAG; encoded by the coding sequence ATGTCGAAACGTGATGCGCCTGCCGTCTCGGGCGGGCAGGGCAACCTCAACGCGATTCTCGATCGCGGCACCCAATATGAAGGCAAGCTGACCTTTGAGGGCACCGTGCTCATCAATGGCCAGTTCTCCGGCGAGATTTTCACGAAGGACCACCTCATCGTGGGAGAGCATGGGCAGGTCAGCGCCGACATCCAGGCCGGGTCGATCCAGATCTCCGGCGAGGTAAATGGCTCGATCCGGGCCGGTACAAAGGTGGAAATCCTCTCGACCGGGCGTTTTCGCGGGGAACTCAATGTGCCGCCGCAGTGCCTCAAGATCGAGCCCGGTGCCATTCTCGACGGCACCGTGCACATGGATCAGGGCGGCAAGCAGGCGCAGCAACCGCAGCCCCAGGAAAAGGCCGGCTGA
- a CDS encoding hypoxanthine phosphoribosyltransferase (catalyzes the formation of inosine monophosphate from hypoxanthine and 5-phospho-alpha-D-ribose 1-diphosphate), whose product MREDNLEPFLSSDKIAERVAALGEQISADLAAEELVVIGLLKGSFIFMADLVRHITLPLQIEFVRASSYGDQATSSGKVIMSIGAPFNLKDKHVLIVEDVLDTGLTLTRTLSTVRAQRPASVRTAALLAKSSAPTEAREAIDYVGFEIGEEYIVGYG is encoded by the coding sequence GTGCGCGAAGACAACCTCGAACCCTTCCTTTCATCCGACAAGATCGCTGAGCGGGTCGCCGCTCTGGGCGAGCAGATCAGCGCCGATCTGGCGGCCGAAGAACTCGTGGTGATCGGCCTACTCAAGGGCTCGTTCATCTTCATGGCCGACCTGGTGCGCCACATTACCCTGCCCCTGCAGATCGAGTTCGTGCGCGCCTCGAGCTACGGCGACCAGGCCACCTCCTCGGGCAAGGTCATCATGAGCATCGGCGCGCCCTTCAACCTCAAGGACAAGCACGTGCTCATTGTCGAGGACGTGCTCGACACCGGCCTGACGCTCACTCGCACCCTCTCCACCGTGCGCGCCCAGCGCCCGGCATCGGTGCGCACCGCGGCGCTGCTGGCCAAAAGCAGCGCCCCCACCGAAGCACGCGAGGCCATCGACTACGTGGGCTTTGAAATCGGCGAGGAATACATCGTCGGCTACGG
- a CDS encoding ATP synthase F0 subunit B encodes MKKTLLSLLPAAALVAVLATLSFAAEGHGGGHGGEGGHEAAAAAEHGFQGMKILYHCINFGILVGVLTYFLRAPLREFLVQRRRDVQEALSSAARAREEAEALLAEYKKKLENADAEAKSLLEEIVEHGNAEKARLIEQGKAQAEKLIADAGRAADREIARARIALQAEALELGAKLAAERLTREIGDAERKRYNEEFITKLDGLQS; translated from the coding sequence ATGAAGAAGACGCTGCTTTCGCTCCTGCCCGCCGCCGCGCTCGTCGCCGTGCTGGCAACGCTCTCTTTCGCCGCCGAAGGTCATGGCGGCGGCCACGGCGGTGAAGGCGGACACGAAGCCGCCGCTGCCGCCGAGCATGGCTTCCAGGGGATGAAGATCCTCTATCACTGCATCAACTTCGGCATTCTGGTGGGCGTGCTGACCTACTTCCTGCGCGCCCCGCTCCGTGAGTTCCTTGTCCAGCGTCGCCGCGACGTGCAGGAAGCCCTCAGCTCCGCCGCCCGCGCCCGCGAAGAGGCCGAGGCGCTGCTCGCCGAATACAAGAAGAAGCTTGAGAATGCCGACGCCGAGGCCAAGAGCCTGCTCGAAGAAATCGTCGAGCACGGCAATGCGGAGAAGGCCCGGCTCATCGAGCAGGGCAAGGCCCAGGCCGAGAAGCTCATTGCCGACGCCGGCCGCGCCGCCGATCGCGAGATCGCGCGCGCCCGCATCGCCCTGCAGGCCGAAGCCCTTGAGCTTGGTGCGAAGCTCGCCGCCGAGCGCCTGACCAGGGAAATCGGTGATGCCGAGCGCAAGCGCTACAACGAAGAATTCATCACGAAGCTGGACGGTCTTCAGTCATGA
- a CDS encoding ATP synthase F0 subunit B, giving the protein MLTPDWTYFPQLAIFLATVVFLNLVLLRPFRKVLADREQGTTETDSEAGDLRAEAGRLEADYDARLKAARDQATAQRAELRAQGVSEAEGLVEKAREESEKISETLAAELQGELEKARTSLKAQADEISGAIVTRLLGKGA; this is encoded by the coding sequence GTGCTCACGCCCGACTGGACGTACTTTCCACAACTCGCGATCTTTCTGGCTACCGTCGTTTTTCTGAACCTGGTGTTGCTCCGGCCGTTCCGCAAGGTGCTGGCCGATCGAGAGCAGGGGACGACTGAAACCGACAGCGAAGCCGGTGATCTGCGAGCCGAGGCCGGTCGCCTCGAGGCCGACTATGATGCGCGCCTCAAGGCCGCCCGTGACCAGGCGACTGCCCAGCGTGCCGAGCTGCGCGCGCAGGGCGTCAGCGAAGCTGAAGGCCTGGTCGAAAAGGCCCGCGAAGAATCCGAAAAAATCAGCGAGACGCTTGCTGCAGAACTGCAGGGCGAGCTCGAAAAGGCGCGCACGAGCCTCAAGGCCCAGGCCGACGAGATCTCCGGCGCCATCGTGACCCGCCTGCTTGGAAAGGGGGCCTGA